The proteins below are encoded in one region of Microbispora sp. NBC_01189:
- a CDS encoding ATP-binding protein, translating into MSRDSYIPRMVDPIIDGLFRTLPAIMLVGPRATGKTTTAVRHVETVVRLDRDRENAAFLADPDAALGRLPEPVLLDEWQIVPDVLGAVKRAVDSDHRPGRFILTGSVWSDFGGRTWPGTGRVVRIDMMGLAVKELERNTRRPAFADLLAQGRIQELATPAQPPDLADYVDRALRSGFPEAQWMPPSVRARWLDSYVEQTLTRDIETLDGRRDPVRLRAYMEALALNTAGVVTDKTLYDAAAVNARTGEAYERLLRDLLVADKVPAWFSNRLKRLTRGSKRYLVDPALVAALLRVDERAVLRDGDLLGRLLDTFVVQQLRAEAPVCDSRPRIYHLRQDQGRHEVDIILELGMGRVIGIEVKAAATPRHDDAKHLRWLRDELGDRFVAGVVLHTGPRVIEMDEKIVAAPICVLWS; encoded by the coding sequence GTGAGCCGTGATTCCTACATCCCGCGCATGGTGGATCCGATCATCGACGGCCTCTTTCGGACGCTACCCGCGATCATGCTGGTCGGCCCACGAGCCACGGGCAAAACCACCACGGCCGTCCGGCACGTCGAGACCGTGGTGCGGCTTGACCGGGACAGGGAGAACGCCGCCTTCCTCGCCGATCCGGATGCAGCCCTGGGCCGGCTCCCGGAGCCGGTCCTGCTGGACGAGTGGCAGATCGTGCCCGATGTGCTCGGAGCGGTGAAGCGGGCGGTGGACAGCGACCACCGCCCCGGCCGATTCATCCTCACCGGCTCCGTATGGTCCGACTTCGGCGGCCGGACTTGGCCCGGCACGGGACGGGTGGTCCGCATCGACATGATGGGGCTCGCGGTCAAGGAACTTGAGCGCAATACGAGGAGACCTGCTTTCGCCGATCTGCTCGCGCAGGGACGGATTCAGGAACTCGCCACACCGGCACAGCCGCCCGATCTGGCCGACTATGTGGATCGGGCGTTGCGCAGTGGCTTCCCCGAGGCTCAGTGGATGCCGCCTTCGGTGCGGGCGCGATGGCTGGACAGCTATGTCGAGCAGACCTTGACGCGGGACATCGAGACACTCGACGGACGGCGCGACCCTGTGCGCCTCCGGGCTTACATGGAGGCGCTGGCCCTGAATACCGCCGGTGTGGTCACGGACAAGACGCTCTACGACGCGGCGGCCGTGAACGCCCGTACGGGAGAGGCCTACGAGCGCCTCCTCCGCGATCTCCTTGTCGCCGACAAGGTCCCCGCCTGGTTCAGTAACCGCTTGAAGCGGTTGACTCGCGGGTCCAAGCGCTATCTCGTCGACCCTGCACTGGTCGCGGCCCTGCTGCGGGTGGACGAACGAGCGGTCCTCCGCGACGGCGATCTGCTCGGCCGGTTGCTCGACACTTTCGTGGTTCAGCAGCTACGCGCGGAGGCGCCGGTGTGCGACAGCCGGCCCCGCATCTACCACCTGCGGCAGGACCAGGGACGGCACGAGGTCGACATTATTCTGGAGCTCGGCATGGGACGAGTTATCGGGATTGAGGTCAAGGCCGCCGCCACCCCACGCCACGACGACGCGAAGCACTTGCGGTGGTTGCGGGACGAACTGGGCGATCGCTTCGTGGCCGGTGTCGTGCTGCACACCGGTCCGCGCGTCATCGAAATGGACGAGAAAATCGTCGCAGCGCCGATCTGCGTCCTCTGGTCCTGA
- a CDS encoding pyridoxal phosphate-dependent aminotransferase, with the protein MTRPRISARISAISESATLAVDAKAKAMKAAGRPVIGFGAGEPDFPTPGYIVEAAVEACRNPRFHKYTPAGGLPELRQAIAEKTLRDSGFRVEAAQVLVTNGGKQAVYEAFATLLDPGDEVLVVAPYWTTYPEAIKLAGGVQVDVVTDETTGYLASVEQLEEKLTDRTKALLFVSPSNPTGAVYSPAQVEEIGRWALDKGLWVVTDEIYEHLVYGETEFSSIATAVPELRDRVVVLNGVAKTYAMTGWRVGWLIGPSDVVKAATNLQSHATSNVSNVAQAAALAAVSGDLSAVAEMRTAFDRRRQTMVRMLNEIPGVVCPEPFGAFYAYPSVKALLGKEIRGRRPASSAELAELILEEAEVALVPGEAFGTPGYFRLSYALGDDDLAEGVSRLAKLLAEAH; encoded by the coding sequence ATGACCCGACCTCGCATCTCCGCACGTATTTCCGCGATCTCCGAGTCCGCGACTCTGGCCGTGGACGCCAAGGCCAAGGCGATGAAGGCGGCCGGTCGGCCGGTCATCGGCTTCGGCGCCGGCGAGCCCGACTTCCCGACGCCCGGCTACATCGTCGAGGCGGCCGTCGAGGCGTGCCGGAACCCCAGGTTCCACAAGTACACGCCCGCCGGAGGACTGCCCGAGCTCCGGCAGGCGATCGCCGAAAAGACGCTGCGCGACAGCGGGTTCCGGGTCGAGGCCGCTCAGGTCCTGGTGACGAACGGTGGCAAGCAGGCGGTCTACGAGGCGTTCGCCACGCTGCTGGACCCCGGTGACGAGGTGCTGGTCGTGGCGCCGTACTGGACGACGTATCCGGAGGCGATCAAGCTCGCGGGCGGCGTCCAGGTCGACGTGGTCACCGACGAGACGACGGGTTACCTCGCCTCGGTCGAGCAGCTGGAGGAGAAGCTGACCGACCGCACGAAGGCGCTGCTGTTCGTGTCGCCGTCCAACCCGACGGGTGCCGTCTACTCCCCCGCCCAGGTCGAGGAGATCGGCCGCTGGGCGCTGGACAAGGGCCTGTGGGTCGTCACCGACGAGATCTACGAGCACCTGGTCTACGGTGAGACGGAGTTCTCCAGCATCGCCACCGCCGTGCCCGAGCTGCGCGACCGGGTCGTCGTGCTGAACGGCGTGGCCAAGACGTACGCGATGACCGGCTGGCGGGTGGGCTGGCTGATCGGCCCGTCCGACGTGGTCAAGGCGGCCACCAATCTGCAGTCCCATGCCACCTCGAACGTCTCCAACGTCGCGCAGGCCGCCGCGCTCGCCGCGGTCTCCGGCGACCTGTCCGCCGTCGCCGAGATGCGCACGGCCTTCGACCGGCGCCGCCAGACCATGGTCCGGATGCTCAACGAGATCCCCGGCGTGGTCTGCCCCGAGCCGTTCGGCGCGTTCTACGCGTACCCGTCGGTGAAGGCGCTGCTCGGCAAGGAGATCCGCGGCCGGCGCCCGGCGTCGTCGGCCGAGCTGGCCGAGCTCATCCTGGAGGAGGCCGAGGTCGCGCTGGTGCCCGGTGAGGCCTTCGGCACCCCGGGCTACTTCCGCCTCTCCTACGCCCTGGGCGACGACGACCTCGCCGAGGGCGTCAGCCGGCTGGCCAAGCTCCTGGCCGAGGCGCACTAG
- the secE gene encoding preprotein translocase subunit SecE, with amino-acid sequence MAIDTRGETAGKPGKPTGEKKARRTSPALFYRQVVAELRKVIWPRRTELISYTVVVLVFVVIMVALVFGIDTVLGKAVLWVFGGS; translated from the coding sequence GTGGCGATCGACACCCGCGGCGAGACCGCTGGAAAGCCCGGTAAGCCAACCGGCGAGAAGAAGGCAAGGCGTACCTCGCCCGCTCTGTTCTACCGGCAGGTCGTCGCCGAGCTGCGTAAGGTCATCTGGCCGAGGCGCACTGAGCTGATCTCATACACGGTGGTCGTCCTGGTCTTCGTCGTAATCATGGTTGCGCTCGTTTTCGGGATCGACACCGTGCTGGGTAAGGCTGTGCTGTGGGTCTTCGGCGGATCCTGA
- the nusG gene encoding transcription termination/antitermination protein NusG — translation MSESPMPADRSHDEHDEWGTEQDEAVEEVEETTAADSDGGDGGEDSAEAAEQADTAQADAEEADAARVDEDGDVLPDVDPVEEFKRQLRGQFGEWYVIHSYAGYENRVKQNIESRIGNLNMEDFIFQVEVPTHTVTEFKGGKKTPIKERVLPGYVLVRMELSDESWAAVRNTPGVTGFVGLSNKPSPLNLDEVAKLLAPEPSEEVKKAAAKTATATVDFEVGESVTVMDGPFATLPATVSEISAESQKLKVLVSIFGRETPVELSFNQVSKI, via the coding sequence GTGTCCGAGTCCCCGATGCCGGCCGACCGCTCCCATGACGAGCATGACGAGTGGGGCACCGAGCAGGACGAGGCCGTAGAAGAGGTCGAGGAGACCACGGCCGCCGACTCTGACGGCGGTGACGGCGGCGAAGACTCGGCCGAGGCCGCCGAACAGGCCGACACCGCGCAGGCCGACGCCGAAGAGGCCGACGCCGCGCGGGTCGACGAGGACGGCGACGTCCTCCCCGACGTCGACCCGGTCGAGGAGTTCAAGCGTCAGCTTCGCGGTCAGTTCGGTGAGTGGTACGTCATCCACTCCTACGCCGGTTACGAGAACCGCGTGAAGCAGAACATCGAAAGCCGCATCGGAAACCTCAACATGGAGGACTTCATCTTCCAGGTCGAGGTGCCGACCCACACGGTCACCGAGTTCAAGGGCGGCAAGAAGACGCCGATCAAGGAGCGGGTGCTTCCCGGCTACGTGCTGGTCCGGATGGAGCTGTCCGACGAGTCCTGGGCCGCCGTGCGCAACACGCCCGGTGTGACCGGCTTCGTCGGGCTGTCCAACAAGCCGAGCCCGCTGAACCTCGACGAGGTCGCCAAGCTGCTCGCCCCGGAGCCGTCCGAGGAAGTCAAGAAGGCCGCGGCCAAGACGGCCACCGCGACCGTCGACTTCGAGGTCGGCGAGTCGGTCACCGTCATGGACGGGCCGTTCGCCACGCTGCCGGCCACGGTGAGCGAGATCAGTGCCGAGTCGCAGAAGCTCAAGGTCCTCGTCTCGATCTTCGGCCGGGAGACCCCGGTCGAGCTGTCGTTCAACCAGGTCTCGAAGATCTGA
- the rplK gene encoding 50S ribosomal protein L11, with product MPPKKKVAALVKVQLPAGQATPAPPVGTALGPHGVNIMDFVKQYNAATEAQRGNIIPVEITIFEDRSFTFITKTPPAPELIKKAAGLQKGSANPHKDKVGKLTREQLRQIAETKMQDLNANDVEAAEKIIAGTARSMGITIAD from the coding sequence ATGCCTCCAAAGAAGAAAGTCGCGGCCCTGGTGAAGGTCCAGCTTCCCGCTGGCCAGGCCACCCCCGCGCCGCCGGTCGGTACCGCGCTCGGTCCGCACGGCGTCAACATCATGGACTTCGTCAAGCAGTACAACGCGGCGACGGAGGCCCAGCGGGGCAACATCATCCCCGTCGAGATCACCATCTTCGAAGACCGCAGCTTCACCTTCATCACGAAGACGCCGCCGGCGCCTGAGCTGATCAAGAAGGCCGCCGGTCTGCAGAAGGGCAGCGCGAACCCGCACAAGGACAAGGTGGGCAAGCTGACCCGCGAGCAGCTTCGCCAGATCGCCGAGACCAAGATGCAGGACCTCAACGCCAACGACGTCGAGGCCGCCGAGAAGATCATCGCCGGCACCGCCCGCTCCATGGGCATCACCATCGCCGACTGA
- the rplA gene encoding 50S ribosomal protein L1, producing MKRSKSWKSAAAEVDRAALYAPLDGVRLAKKTATTKFDATVEVALRLGVDPRKADQMVRGTVNLPHGTGKTARVLVFATGDRAEEARAAGADIVGSDELIDEVSKGRLDFDAVVATPDMMGKVGRLGRVLGPRGLMPNPKTGTVTPAVAKAVTDIKGGKIEFRVDRHANLHFIIGKASFDERQLVENYAAALDEVLRLKPSAAKGRYLKKVTFTTSMGPGIPVDPNVTRALTTEIDA from the coding sequence GTGAAGCGCAGCAAGAGCTGGAAGAGCGCGGCGGCCGAGGTCGACCGCGCGGCCCTGTACGCCCCGCTGGACGGCGTGCGGCTGGCCAAGAAGACGGCGACCACGAAGTTCGACGCCACCGTCGAGGTGGCCCTGCGGCTGGGCGTCGACCCGCGCAAGGCCGACCAGATGGTCCGCGGCACCGTCAACCTCCCGCACGGCACCGGCAAGACCGCCCGGGTCCTGGTCTTCGCGACCGGTGACCGTGCCGAGGAGGCCCGCGCGGCGGGCGCCGACATCGTCGGTTCCGACGAGCTGATCGACGAGGTGTCGAAGGGCCGTCTGGACTTCGACGCGGTCGTCGCGACGCCGGACATGATGGGCAAGGTCGGCCGCCTGGGCCGCGTGCTCGGCCCCCGTGGCCTCATGCCGAACCCCAAGACCGGCACCGTGACGCCCGCCGTGGCCAAGGCCGTGACCGACATCAAGGGCGGCAAGATCGAGTTCCGGGTCGACCGGCACGCGAACCTGCACTTCATCATCGGCAAGGCGTCCTTCGACGAGCGCCAGCTGGTGGAGAACTACGCCGCCGCGCTCGACGAGGTGCTTCGTCTCAAGCCGTCGGCCGCCAAGGGCCGCTACCTCAAGAAGGTCACCTTCACCACGTCCATGGGCCCCGGCATCCCGGTCGACCCGAACGTGACGCGGGCGCTGACCACCGAGATCGACGCCTGA
- a CDS encoding LppX_LprAFG lipoprotein codes for MRRLLVAAGAVAAITVAGCGTTATPSLEKITLSASEVLQQSAQKAGDVNTYAADLVVNVTDAKGAQAGLVQGTMLYQKSPQVATDINLSQVSFNGQNLPGGVRVIVDGEVAYVKVDMLKNLLGATKPWIRLDLKQLGSQAGVDVDQYLAQARQFDLKTSTALLTASKDVKSVGSEQVGGVDTTHYSGTFPVDEAVKQLSDDQRSQLRGELAGAKDVKFDAWIDAQGLPRKVELNGGKPDAGAFKATAMFKSFNEPVSITAPAADQVGELPQRATADLPS; via the coding sequence ATGCGACGACTACTAGTGGCCGCGGGGGCGGTGGCCGCGATCACGGTCGCGGGATGCGGGACGACCGCGACTCCGTCTCTCGAGAAGATCACGCTCTCGGCGTCCGAGGTCCTGCAGCAGAGCGCGCAGAAGGCCGGCGACGTCAACACCTACGCCGCGGATCTCGTGGTCAACGTCACCGACGCCAAGGGTGCCCAGGCGGGGCTTGTGCAGGGCACGATGCTCTACCAGAAGAGCCCGCAGGTCGCCACGGACATCAACCTGAGCCAGGTGTCGTTCAACGGCCAGAATCTGCCCGGCGGCGTACGGGTCATCGTCGACGGCGAAGTGGCCTACGTGAAGGTCGACATGCTCAAGAACCTGCTCGGCGCCACCAAGCCGTGGATCAGGCTCGACCTGAAGCAGCTCGGCTCGCAGGCGGGCGTGGACGTCGACCAGTACCTCGCCCAGGCCCGGCAGTTCGACCTGAAGACCAGCACCGCCCTGCTCACGGCGTCCAAGGACGTCAAGTCGGTGGGCAGCGAGCAGGTCGGCGGGGTGGACACGACCCACTACTCGGGCACGTTCCCGGTGGACGAGGCGGTCAAGCAGCTGTCCGACGACCAGCGCTCACAGCTGCGCGGTGAGCTGGCCGGCGCCAAGGACGTCAAGTTCGACGCGTGGATCGACGCCCAGGGCCTGCCGCGGAAGGTCGAGCTGAACGGCGGCAAGCCGGACGCGGGCGCCTTCAAGGCCACGGCGATGTTCAAGTCGTTCAACGAGCCGGTCTCCATCACGGCGCCGGCGGCCGACCAGGTGGGCGAGCTGCCGCAGCGCGCCACCGCCGATTTGCCGTCCTGA
- the rplJ gene encoding 50S ribosomal protein L10 has protein sequence MAKSEKSVAIAELKNEFEGSSAAVLTEYRGLTVAQLKQLRVSLGGNAKFAVAKNTLTKIAANNAGITTLDDLFQGPTAIAFVKGDVVEAAKGLRDFAKANPLLVIKGGVVDGKSMTPDEITKLADLESREVLLAKLAGALKAKQSQAAATFAALPTTMARLAEALRAKREEAGE, from the coding sequence ATGGCGAAGTCGGAGAAGAGCGTCGCGATCGCCGAGCTCAAGAATGAGTTCGAGGGATCCAGCGCCGCCGTTCTGACCGAATACCGCGGTCTCACCGTCGCGCAGCTCAAGCAGCTGCGTGTTTCTCTCGGTGGGAATGCGAAGTTCGCCGTGGCGAAGAACACGCTGACCAAGATCGCGGCGAACAACGCCGGGATCACCACTCTGGACGACCTGTTCCAGGGCCCGACCGCCATCGCGTTCGTCAAGGGCGACGTGGTGGAGGCGGCCAAGGGGCTGCGTGACTTCGCCAAGGCCAACCCCCTCCTGGTGATCAAGGGCGGCGTCGTCGACGGCAAGTCGATGACCCCCGACGAGATCACCAAGCTTGCCGACCTCGAGTCCCGTGAGGTGCTCCTCGCGAAGCTGGCCGGTGCGCTGAAGGCCAAGCAGTCCCAGGCTGCCGCCACCTTCGCCGCGCTGCCCACCACCATGGCTCGACTGGCCGAGGCTCTGCGCGCCAAGCGCGAAGAGGCCGGCGAGTAG
- the rplL gene encoding 50S ribosomal protein L7/L12: MAKLSTDELLETFKEMTLLELSDFVKVFEETFDVKAAAPVAVAAAPAAGGGAAAEEAEEQDEFDVVLEAAGDKKIQVIKEIRALTSLGLKEAKDLVDGAPKAVFDGKVNKEQAEKAKAALEGAGATVTVK, from the coding sequence ATGGCGAAGCTCAGCACCGACGAGCTGCTCGAGACCTTCAAGGAGATGACTCTCCTTGAGCTGTCCGACTTCGTGAAGGTCTTCGAGGAGACCTTCGACGTCAAGGCCGCCGCCCCGGTCGCCGTCGCCGCGGCCCCGGCCGCCGGTGGTGGCGCCGCCGCCGAGGAGGCCGAGGAGCAGGACGAGTTCGACGTCGTCCTCGAGGCCGCCGGCGACAAGAAGATCCAGGTCATCAAGGAGATCCGGGCCCTGACGAGCCTGGGCCTCAAGGAGGCCAAGGACCTCGTGGACGGCGCTCCGAAGGCCGTCTTCGACGGCAAGGTCAACAAGGAGCAGGCCGAGAAGGCGAAGGCCGCCCTGGAGGGCGCCGGCGCGACCGTCACGGTCAAGTAG